In Euwallacea fornicatus isolate EFF26 chromosome 2, ASM4011564v1, whole genome shotgun sequence, one genomic interval encodes:
- the Trax gene encoding translin-associated protein X isoform X1: MSKFKGHYRHTKRNSKPSVGKQAKEVLETLDENNPVIKMFRVFSSELDDRHDRHERIVKLSRDITIESKRIIFLLHSSNTDIEEKKKSVLLEADLRLQNLYESFKFIAMELIGHSGYLYHRAFTSGMQEFVEALCFYHFIKEERLHPWAEINQKFFFEDAEKSIFNLLFTQYDFILGIADFTGELMRKCINTLGSGNVNDCFRICNFMRAIHTGFLSLSHSGNREISRKAYVLKQSLAKMELVCYNIQIRGSEIPKHMLLSVIDSHDVEKEDDEGFCM; the protein is encoded by the exons atgtcgaaatttaAAG gtcaTTATCGTCACACAAAACGCAATAGTAAACCATCTGTAGGGAAGCAAGCTAAGGAAGTCTTGGAGACACTTGATGAAAATAATCCAGTGATTAAAATGTTTAGGGTATTTTCAAGTGAGCTAGATGACCGACATGACCGTCATGAACGCATTGTCAAATTGAGTCGTGACATTACAATAGAGTCAAAGAGGATTATTTTTCTGCTTCACAGCTCCAACACTGATAT tgaagaaaagaaaaaatctgttcTTTTGGAAGCTGATTTAAGActacaaaatttatatgaaagtttcaaattcatCGCCATGGAACTCATAGGTCATAGTGGTTATTTATACCACCGAGCCTTTACCAGTGGAATGCAAGAATTTGTTGAAGCTCTatgtttttatcattttattaaagaagaaaGACTTCACCCTTGGGCcgaaataaaccaaaaatttttctttgaagatgCAGAAAAGTCTATATTCAATTTACTGTTCACACAGTACGATTTTATATTGGGAATTGCTGATTTTACTGGAGAGTTAATGAGAAAGTGCATTAATACTTTGGGATCAGGGAATGTTAATGATTGCTTCaggatttgcaattttatgagAGCTATTCATACTGGATTTTTGA GTTTGTCCCATTCAGGTAACAGAGAAATTTCGAGAAAAGCTTATGTTTTGAAACAAAGCTTAGCCAAAATGGAGCTAGTTTGTTACAATATCCAAATCCGAGGCAGTGAAATTCCAAAACATATGTTGCTTAGTGTCATAGATTCCCATGATGTTGAGAAAGAAGATGACGAAGGTTTCTGCATGTAA
- the Trax gene encoding translin-associated protein X isoform X2 — MFRVFSSELDDRHDRHERIVKLSRDITIESKRIIFLLHSSNTDIEEKKKSVLLEADLRLQNLYESFKFIAMELIGHSGYLYHRAFTSGMQEFVEALCFYHFIKEERLHPWAEINQKFFFEDAEKSIFNLLFTQYDFILGIADFTGELMRKCINTLGSGNVNDCFRICNFMRAIHTGFLSLSHSGNREISRKAYVLKQSLAKMELVCYNIQIRGSEIPKHMLLSVIDSHDVEKEDDEGFCM, encoded by the exons ATGTTTAGGGTATTTTCAAGTGAGCTAGATGACCGACATGACCGTCATGAACGCATTGTCAAATTGAGTCGTGACATTACAATAGAGTCAAAGAGGATTATTTTTCTGCTTCACAGCTCCAACACTGATAT tgaagaaaagaaaaaatctgttcTTTTGGAAGCTGATTTAAGActacaaaatttatatgaaagtttcaaattcatCGCCATGGAACTCATAGGTCATAGTGGTTATTTATACCACCGAGCCTTTACCAGTGGAATGCAAGAATTTGTTGAAGCTCTatgtttttatcattttattaaagaagaaaGACTTCACCCTTGGGCcgaaataaaccaaaaatttttctttgaagatgCAGAAAAGTCTATATTCAATTTACTGTTCACACAGTACGATTTTATATTGGGAATTGCTGATTTTACTGGAGAGTTAATGAGAAAGTGCATTAATACTTTGGGATCAGGGAATGTTAATGATTGCTTCaggatttgcaattttatgagAGCTATTCATACTGGATTTTTGA GTTTGTCCCATTCAGGTAACAGAGAAATTTCGAGAAAAGCTTATGTTTTGAAACAAAGCTTAGCCAAAATGGAGCTAGTTTGTTACAATATCCAAATCCGAGGCAGTGAAATTCCAAAACATATGTTGCTTAGTGTCATAGATTCCCATGATGTTGAGAAAGAAGATGACGAAGGTTTCTGCATGTAA
- the Cht5 gene encoding endochitinase, whose amino-acid sequence MKLIAAILTLTLIHYCEADSARVVCYWGTWAIYRPGIGSYSLNDVPVDLCTHVIYSFVGVNDKNWQILLIDPEFDIDDRGFRNFTDLKKTHPNVKFQVAVGGWAEGGEKYSAMVAQKQRRDSFIKSVVDFMIEYGFDGFDLDWEYPGAADRGGKFSDKDVFLYFVQELRRAFDKEGKGWEITMAVPVAKFRLDEGYHVPELCDTLDAIHVMTYDLRGNWAGFADTHSALYKRPHDQWAYEKLNVNDGLLLWVKYGCSPKKLIVGVPFYGRSFTLSQGNNNYNLGTYINKEAGGGEPGPYTNATGMLAYYEICEVVDDKEGGWIKKWDEAGMVPYAYKGTQWVGYEDPESIQIKMDFIKSRGYGGAMTWSIDMDDFRGTCGPKNVLLHLLYANMKAYNIPEPTITTTPRPEWARPPSTPSENDIGKPTTTTPRPGQWIPESSTPWVENRPSRRPPTTTVKPKTTTATTTIESEPVPGGGSSNEIDYPKTCKGDFMPHPDCSKYYRCDHGKPTEFTCQSGLVYHTVSHICNWPGNADRDECRKE is encoded by the exons ATGAAGTTAATTGCGGCAATTCTAACTTTGACCCTCATTCACTATTGCG AGGCCGATTCGGCCAGAGTGGTCTGTTACTGGGGAACATGGGCAATCTATAGACCTGGAATAGGAAGTTACTCCCTTAATGATGTTCCTGTGGACCTTTGTACTCACGTGATCTATTCCTTCGTTGGAgtcaatgacaaaaattggcaaattctACTAATTGATCCAGAG TTCGATATTGATGACAGGGGATTTAGAAATTTCACTGATCTGAAGAAGACCCACCCAAATGTTAAGTTTCAAGTGGCAGTGGGAGGATGGGCGGAAGGAGGAGAAAAATATTCTGCCATGGTCGCTCAAAAGCAAAGAAGAGATTCTTTCATAAAAAGCGTCGTCG ATTTTATGATAGAATATGGATTTGATGGGTTCGACTTGGACTGGGAATATCCCGGAGCAGCGGATCGAGGTGGAAAATTCTCTGACAAAGACGTATTCCTCTATTTCGTGCAAGAATTGAGACGAGCATTCGATAAAGAAGGGAAAGGCTGGGAAATCACTATGGCAGTACCTGTGGCCAAATTTCGATTGGATGAGGGATATCACGTTCCAGAATTATGCGA TACCCTTGACGCAATTCACGTCATGACTTACGATTTAAGAGGAAATTGGGCCGGATTTGCAGATACTCATAGTGCTTTATACAAAAGACCCCACGATCAATGGGCTTATGAAAAACTTAATGTG aacGATGGTCTTCTCCTTTGGGTAAAATACGGGTGCTCCCCCAAGAAACTCATAGTGGGTGTTCCTTTCTATGGTAGAAGTTTCACCTTAAGTCAAGGAAACAATAACTATAATCTGGGAACGTACATCAATAAAGAAGCAGGAGGTGGAGAGCCCGGACCCTACACGAACGCTACTGGAATGTTGGCTTATTATGAG ATATGTGAAGTAGTAGATGATAAAGAAGGTGGTTGGATCAAGAAATGGGACGAAGCTGGAATGGTTCCATATGCATATAAAG gAACTCAATGGGTGGGTTACGAGGACCCAGAAAGCATCCAAATCAAGATGGATTTCATTAAATCCAGAGGTTATGGAGGGGCCATGACTTGGTCAATCGACATGGACGATTTTCGAGGCACTTGCGGTCCAAAGAACGTTCTTCTTCATCTTTTGTATGCCAACATGAAAGCCTACAATATTCCCGAACCCACTATTACCACCACTCCCAGA ccGGAATGGGCTAGACCCCCAAGTACTCCATCTGAAAATGATATTGGAAAACCAACTACAACAACTCCAAGACCAGGTCAATGGATTCCGGAAAGTTCTACTCCATGGGTAGAAAATAGGCCCTCAAGGAGACCTCCCACTACTACTGTGAAGCCTAAAACAACCACAGCGACTACCACGATAGAATCTGAACCAGTACCAGGAGGTGGATCTTCGAATGAAATTGATTATCCCAAGACCTGCAAAGGGGACTTTATGCCTCATCCTGATTGCTCAAAG TATTACCGCTGTGATCATGGGAAACCAACAGAATTTACGTGCCAATCAGGATTAGTGTACCATACAGTTAGTCACATCTGCAACTGGCCAGGAAATGCGGATCGGGATGAATGCAGGAAAGAGTGA